A window of Chitinophaga sp. MM2321 contains these coding sequences:
- a CDS encoding 6-carboxytetrahydropterin synthase: MIYLTRVENFNAAHKLSNPGWSIEKNEEVFGKCANANWHGHNYELHVTIKGNPDAETGFVFNAKTLGVIVKDVVIEKIDHRNLNLDVDFMAGKFTSAENLAIAIWDQLAPHLPAEVQLHCIKLYETPRIYVEYYGGK; the protein is encoded by the coding sequence ATGATCTATTTAACGCGCGTAGAAAACTTCAATGCAGCGCATAAGTTATCTAATCCGGGCTGGAGCATAGAAAAGAATGAAGAAGTTTTTGGAAAATGCGCCAATGCTAACTGGCATGGTCATAACTACGAACTGCACGTTACCATAAAAGGCAATCCCGATGCTGAAACGGGTTTTGTATTCAATGCTAAAACACTGGGTGTAATTGTAAAGGATGTAGTGATCGAAAAGATAGATCACCGCAACCTGAATCTGGATGTGGATTTTATGGCAGGTAAGTTTACCTCTGCTGAAAATCTGGCTATCGCCATATGGGACCAGCTGGCCCCGCATCTGCCTGCAGAAGTGCAGTTGCATTGCATCAAGTTGTATGAAACACCACGCATATACGTAGAATACTACGGTGGTAAATAA
- the folE gene encoding GTP cyclohydrolase I FolE, with protein sequence MAYNKVESYDDEITSGLITNYKDSLALLGEDPEREGLLKTPERVAKAMQYLTQGYQQDAKEILNGAKFTEAYSEMVIVKDIELYSLCEHHMLPFFGKAHVAYIPNGYITGLSKIARVVEVFARRLQVQERMTHQVLDAIQDTLQPLGVAVVIEAQHLCMMMRGVQKQNSLTTTSAFSGQFEDGRTRSEFMKLISK encoded by the coding sequence ATGGCGTATAATAAGGTTGAAAGTTATGATGATGAGATCACGTCCGGTCTTATTACCAATTACAAAGACAGTCTGGCATTGTTGGGCGAGGATCCGGAGCGGGAAGGACTGCTGAAAACACCTGAGCGCGTAGCGAAAGCGATGCAGTACCTTACACAAGGTTATCAACAGGATGCGAAAGAGATCCTGAATGGTGCAAAGTTTACAGAAGCTTATAGCGAGATGGTGATTGTAAAAGATATTGAATTGTATTCGTTGTGTGAGCATCATATGTTACCATTCTTCGGAAAGGCGCACGTGGCCTATATTCCCAATGGCTATATCACTGGCCTGAGCAAGATAGCCCGTGTTGTGGAAGTGTTTGCCCGCCGTTTACAGGTGCAGGAACGCATGACGCACCAGGTGCTGGATGCTATCCAGGATACGCTGCAACCGTTAGGGGTGGCGGTAGTGATAGAAGCGCAGCATCTGTGTATGATGATGCGGGGCGTACAAAAACAGAACTCACTGACCACCACTTCTGCCTTCAGCGGCCAGTTTGAAGATGGCAGAACCCGGAGTGAATTCATGAAACTGATCAGTAAGTAG
- the fabD gene encoding ACP S-malonyltransferase, translating to MKHAYVFPGQGSQFPGMGKNLYDTNAKAKELFEQANEILGFRISDIMFTGTDEDLKQTKVTQPAVFLHAVIAFLCTEHAQPEMVAGHSLGEFSALVANGVLSFEAALRLVAIRANAMQKACEVQPSTMAAVLALDDAKVEELCAKVTADTGEIVVPANYNCPGQLVISGSLKGVEIACEVMKAAGAKRALILPVGGAFHSPLMAPAKEELKAAIEETTFNTPLCPIYQNVVATAVTDPAQIKQNLIDQLTGAVKWTQSVQAMVADGGKEFTEVGPGKVLQGLIQKINKETVVNGIN from the coding sequence ATGAAGCATGCATATGTATTTCCCGGACAAGGATCTCAGTTTCCGGGCATGGGCAAAAACCTGTATGACACCAATGCAAAAGCAAAAGAGCTGTTTGAGCAAGCCAACGAAATTTTAGGATTCCGCATTTCTGATATCATGTTTACGGGTACAGATGAGGACCTGAAGCAAACAAAAGTTACACAGCCGGCTGTTTTTCTGCATGCGGTCATTGCTTTTCTGTGTACAGAACATGCGCAACCTGAAATGGTGGCTGGTCATTCGCTGGGAGAATTTTCCGCACTGGTAGCCAATGGCGTGTTGTCATTTGAAGCAGCCCTGCGGCTGGTAGCTATCAGAGCTAATGCCATGCAGAAAGCCTGTGAGGTGCAACCATCTACTATGGCGGCTGTACTGGCGCTGGATGATGCAAAGGTGGAAGAGCTGTGTGCAAAAGTAACAGCAGATACCGGCGAGATTGTTGTTCCTGCTAATTATAACTGTCCCGGTCAACTGGTTATTTCCGGTAGCCTCAAAGGTGTAGAAATCGCCTGCGAAGTAATGAAAGCAGCAGGTGCAAAAAGAGCCCTGATATTGCCTGTGGGTGGTGCATTCCACTCTCCGCTGATGGCGCCTGCCAAAGAAGAGCTGAAAGCTGCTATTGAAGAAACTACTTTCAATACACCATTATGCCCCATTTATCAGAACGTGGTGGCAACCGCCGTTACTGATCCGGCACAGATCAAACAAAACCTGATTGATCAGCTGACCGGCGCTGTAAAATGGACGCAATCCGTTCAGGCCATGGTAGCAGACGGCGGTAAGGAATTTACCGAAGTGGGCCCTGGTAAAGTATTACAAGGACTCATCCAGAAAATCAATAAAGAAACGGTTGTAAACGGCATCAATTAA
- a CDS encoding GNAT family N-acetyltransferase has product MTYFTFMIILHDFRDLRHVSTESICHTFNEAFSDYIVPLHLTPSILEQKIKGENLQRAYSVGAFHDDTLSAFMLHGTDHDKKPRVLYNGGTGVMPAYRGQHLVQKMYDKFIPVYQQKGIRKILLEVISTNLPAIKAYTNSGFHKTRTFHAYKGTVQIDKAMAGISIQKNTNPDWTILSPFMDMQPAWSNTPMSIQREQALTITWEAFIDGQLAGYISVHKESRRIRNIAIHPRFRRKGIGSALLQHAAVALNGPMSIINIDEKFPEIGHFLEQAGLKQYLSQYEMELNI; this is encoded by the coding sequence ATGACATACTTTACGTTTATGATCATCCTCCACGATTTCCGTGATCTTCGCCACGTATCTACAGAAAGTATCTGCCATACTTTCAATGAAGCCTTCAGTGATTATATCGTACCGCTGCACCTGACACCTTCTATCCTGGAACAAAAGATCAAAGGCGAAAACCTGCAACGGGCCTACTCTGTTGGCGCTTTCCACGACGATACCCTCAGCGCATTTATGTTGCATGGAACAGATCATGATAAAAAGCCACGGGTATTATACAATGGTGGCACCGGCGTAATGCCGGCCTACCGCGGACAACATCTCGTACAAAAGATGTATGATAAATTCATCCCGGTTTATCAGCAAAAAGGTATCAGGAAGATCCTGCTGGAAGTGATCAGCACCAATCTGCCTGCTATCAAAGCGTATACGAACAGTGGTTTCCACAAAACACGCACGTTCCATGCTTACAAAGGCACTGTGCAGATAGATAAAGCAATGGCAGGCATCTCCATACAAAAAAATACAAATCCTGACTGGACTATCCTCTCTCCTTTCATGGATATGCAACCCGCCTGGTCTAATACACCCATGTCCATTCAGCGGGAACAGGCACTCACTATCACCTGGGAAGCCTTTATTGACGGGCAGTTAGCCGGATATATAAGCGTACACAAAGAAAGCCGGCGTATCCGGAACATCGCCATACATCCCCGTTTCCGCAGAAAAGGCATCGGCAGCGCACTGCTGCAACACGCCGCTGTTGCGCTTAACGGCCCTATGAGCATTATTAATATCGATGAAAAATTTCCGGAAATAGGACACTTCCTGGAACAGGCGGGATTAAAACAATACTTATCGCAGTACGAAATGGAATTAAATATTTAG
- a CDS encoding GNAT family N-acetyltransferase — MQDITLRVARKEDCPRLLELIRELAEFEKAPQEVTVSLAHFEDAGFGSNPVWKAFVVTDNKEMIVGFALYYIRYSTWKGSRMYLEDIIVTESWRGKGVGKLLFDQLIAEAKEKHFNGIVFQVLEWNEPAIKFYKKYTDKFDAEWINVSVELQ; from the coding sequence ATGCAGGATATAACGTTAAGGGTTGCACGAAAAGAAGATTGTCCGCGGTTGCTGGAACTTATCCGGGAACTCGCTGAATTTGAAAAAGCACCGCAGGAAGTAACGGTGAGTCTCGCACATTTTGAAGATGCCGGTTTTGGTTCCAACCCGGTATGGAAAGCATTTGTTGTTACTGATAATAAGGAGATGATTGTTGGATTTGCCTTGTACTACATCCGCTACTCTACCTGGAAAGGAAGCCGGATGTACCTGGAAGATATTATCGTCACAGAAAGCTGGCGTGGTAAGGGTGTGGGCAAACTGCTGTTTGACCAGCTGATCGCGGAAGCAAAAGAAAAACATTTCAATGGCATCGTATTCCAGGTACTGGAATGGAATGAACCCGCGATAAAATTCTACAAAAAATATACAGATAAATTTGATGCAGAGTGGATCAATGTAAGTGTTGAATTACAATAA
- a CDS encoding DinB family protein — translation MKEILVRYASYNHWANQQLVAMLLKLNEEQTDRDLGGSFSTLRNTVLHLWTVESIWYQRLLLIERPIDPATGFTGAFAAACEAWLQQSLQFREWAQSATLARLDHTIAYTRQKSEHYKIEVSVLLMHVFNHSTFHRGQLVHMLRQLGVNKFPATDYRHYKPRK, via the coding sequence ATGAAAGAAATACTGGTGCGGTATGCATCCTATAACCACTGGGCCAACCAGCAACTGGTAGCGATGCTGTTGAAGCTGAATGAGGAGCAAACGGATCGTGACCTGGGCGGGAGTTTTTCCACACTCCGGAATACCGTCCTTCATTTATGGACTGTGGAAAGTATCTGGTACCAGCGGTTGCTGTTAATAGAGCGGCCCATAGATCCTGCCACCGGTTTTACAGGGGCCTTTGCAGCTGCATGCGAGGCATGGCTACAGCAGTCTTTACAATTCCGGGAATGGGCGCAGAGCGCCACCCTGGCGAGGTTGGACCATACAATTGCCTACACGCGCCAAAAAAGTGAACACTATAAAATAGAGGTGTCGGTATTGTTGATGCATGTTTTCAATCACAGTACTTTTCACCGCGGACAACTGGTGCATATGCTGCGGCAGCTGGGGGTCAATAAATTCCCGGCTACGGACTACCGGCATTATAAACCCAGAAAATAG
- a CDS encoding NrtR DNA-binding winged helix domain-containing protein gives MNAASFYAKAPRHLVAVDCIIFGFDEGRLKLLVMKRKVAPMAGEWSLVGGFVQEEESTDEAAGRVLTHTTGLENIYMDQLHCYGEVARDSGARVISVAYYALIRIRDHDRPLAQEHGAHWLELHEIPALIFDHNRMIEDALVELRNNAKFHPIGFELLPEKFTLSQLRSLYEEIYQKTLDKRNFRKKILSLDVMEKLEEKDKTSSKKGAHLYRFDSEKYATLMRKGLVFEI, from the coding sequence ATGAATGCTGCTTCTTTTTATGCAAAAGCCCCCAGGCACCTGGTGGCAGTAGATTGTATCATCTTTGGTTTCGATGAAGGCCGGTTAAAGTTACTGGTGATGAAGCGAAAAGTCGCTCCCATGGCTGGCGAATGGTCGCTGGTAGGAGGTTTTGTGCAAGAGGAGGAAAGCACGGATGAAGCAGCGGGAAGGGTATTAACCCACACCACCGGCCTGGAAAATATCTACATGGATCAGTTGCACTGTTATGGCGAAGTAGCCCGTGATTCGGGCGCCAGGGTTATTTCTGTTGCCTACTACGCCCTGATACGTATCCGGGATCATGACCGCCCGCTGGCCCAGGAACACGGTGCGCACTGGCTGGAGCTGCATGAAATTCCTGCCCTGATCTTTGATCATAACCGCATGATAGAAGACGCTCTGGTAGAACTCCGCAATAATGCCAAGTTCCATCCTATTGGTTTTGAATTATTGCCGGAGAAATTCACGCTGTCACAACTCCGTAGCCTATACGAAGAAATATATCAGAAAACGCTTGACAAGCGTAACTTCCGGAAAAAGATCCTTTCACTGGATGTAATGGAGAAACTGGAAGAAAAAGACAAAACTTCTTCCAAGAAAGGGGCACACCTGTATCGTTTTGATTCAGAGAAATACGCCACCCTGATGAGAAAAGGACTTGTGTTTGAGATATAG
- a CDS encoding beta-ketoacyl-ACP synthase III: MNKITAAITAVGGYVPDYVLTNQELEKLVETTDDWILTRTGISERRILKGEGKGTSDLCVPVALEICKKRGISPEEIDLLIVATVTPDMTFPATANVVTDKIGAKNAFGFDISAACSGFLFALETGARFIESGRYQKVMVIGADKMSSIIDYTDRTTCIIFGDGAGGVLLEPNTEGYGLIDSILKSDGHGREYLHMKAGGSVKPANLETVNNREHYVHQEGKMVFKYAVANMTEAANGVLQRNNLRSEDIAWLVPHQANKRIISATSQYINLPDEKVMMNIHRYGNTTAGTIPLCLWDYEKQLKKGDNLIMAAFGGGFTWGANYIKWAYDGDKVGK, from the coding sequence ATGAATAAAATAACGGCCGCCATTACTGCGGTGGGTGGGTATGTTCCCGATTACGTGTTAACTAACCAGGAACTAGAAAAATTAGTAGAAACAACAGATGACTGGATATTGACCCGTACCGGGATTTCTGAGAGAAGAATTCTGAAGGGAGAAGGGAAAGGTACCTCCGATCTGTGTGTTCCGGTAGCCCTCGAAATCTGCAAAAAAAGAGGCATTTCCCCGGAAGAAATTGACCTGCTGATTGTAGCTACTGTTACCCCGGACATGACATTTCCAGCTACAGCCAACGTTGTAACGGATAAGATCGGCGCTAAAAACGCTTTTGGCTTCGATATCAGTGCTGCCTGCTCCGGCTTCCTCTTCGCACTGGAAACAGGCGCCCGTTTCATTGAAAGTGGCCGTTACCAAAAAGTAATGGTAATAGGTGCCGATAAAATGAGCTCCATTATTGACTATACAGACAGAACTACCTGCATCATCTTTGGCGACGGCGCCGGCGGTGTATTGCTGGAACCAAATACAGAAGGTTACGGTCTTATCGACAGCATCCTGAAAAGTGATGGCCACGGCCGCGAATACCTGCACATGAAAGCTGGTGGCTCCGTAAAACCAGCCAACCTGGAAACGGTTAATAACCGGGAACACTATGTACACCAGGAAGGTAAAATGGTATTTAAATATGCCGTTGCCAACATGACCGAAGCCGCAAACGGTGTGCTACAACGCAATAACCTCCGCTCCGAAGATATTGCCTGGCTCGTTCCGCATCAGGCCAACAAACGCATTATCAGCGCCACTTCCCAATACATTAACCTCCCCGATGAAAAGGTAATGATGAATATCCACCGCTATGGTAACACCACTGCCGGTACTATTCCTTTATGCCTGTGGGATTATGAAAAGCAACTCAAAAAAGGCGACAACCTGATCATGGCAGCCTTTGGCGGTGGCTTCACCTGGGGTGCCAACTACATCAAGTGGGCATATGACGGGGATAAAGTGGGTAAATAA
- the ruvA gene encoding Holliday junction branch migration protein RuvA, translated as MIAYLNGKLTYKSPALVHIDVHGIGYEVQISLNTYSRIQDLESCKLLTFLQIKEDAHTLYGFFEDAERSLFLLLLGVSGVGASTARMMLSSLQPEDIQRAIMMENEKMLESVKGIGAKTAKRIILELKDKLGKHKDTGTHLSVASNNTIHEDALNALVTLGIARNMADSAIRRVMKNEPLLQNLEELIKKALKSL; from the coding sequence ATGATCGCTTATTTGAATGGAAAATTAACTTACAAATCCCCGGCTCTTGTTCACATAGACGTGCATGGAATAGGATATGAAGTACAGATTAGTCTGAATACCTATTCCCGTATCCAGGATCTGGAAAGCTGTAAATTGTTAACCTTCCTTCAGATTAAGGAAGACGCGCATACTTTGTATGGTTTTTTTGAAGATGCAGAAAGAAGTTTGTTTCTCCTGTTATTAGGGGTATCAGGTGTAGGCGCCAGCACAGCGCGTATGATGTTGTCTTCTCTGCAACCGGAAGATATTCAACGGGCTATCATGATGGAAAATGAGAAGATGTTGGAAAGTGTGAAAGGGATCGGGGCTAAAACAGCCAAACGTATCATACTGGAACTGAAAGATAAACTGGGAAAGCATAAGGATACCGGTACACATTTATCTGTAGCATCAAACAATACAATTCATGAAGATGCGTTAAATGCACTGGTAACACTTGGAATAGCCAGGAATATGGCGGATTCGGCGATCCGGAGAGTTATGAAAAACGAACCATTATTACAAAACTTGGAAGAGCTGATAAAGAAGGCCTTGAAAAGTTTATAA